In Lewinellaceae bacterium, a single window of DNA contains:
- a CDS encoding gliding motility-associated C-terminal domain-containing protein, which produces MLLPAFSLRAAHIIGGEITYECLGWANGDPSSGLRSYQFYMNIYRDCQGGGAPFDGPGAPYAATITIYRDGLSEDLMSFQAGRPQVEFIDPDPGNPCVIVPNNVCVQRGVYTFPVIDLPVSDQSYFIVYQRCCRNNSITNIVSPESSGATYFMELTPAAQEVCNNSPTFDGFPPIVICANEPFQYDHSATDAEGDQLVYEFCTPFLGGGLNFDQPTSFSGVAPNPDAPPPYTPVTFVAPFFSPLDPLGIDADINIGVNSGVITGTPNAQGQFVVGVCVKEYRDGRLLSIVRRDFQFNVANCDPTVVADIREDDIINGREFLITSCGENRISFLNQSYQQPRINQFYWTFDLGGRDTIINTWNATVDFPGIGEYEGRLYLNPNTDCGDTARIVVRIFPEIEADFDFEYDTCVAGPVLFTDLSSSGTGGVSNWNWDFGDGNGSNNQNPAYIYGEPGGRSVRLRITDFNGCQDSIRKNISYFPVPALLVVSPSSFIGCAPGEIFFNNLSTPIDETYEVQWDFGDGGTATEISPAHVFGQEGIFSISLDITSPIGCQTDTVFSELINIEPSPVADFTYSPEQLDNFNSEVQFTDRSSGAGEWFWELEGSAYFTQQNPAYKFRDTGRQEVMLVVTHPSGCRDTAVQVIDIVPNVTFFLPNAFSPNDDSVNDIFIGKGYLEGARDFELSIWNRWGEMIFSSSNPLEGWNGRKNNTGKPAPAGVYVCLVRYNSPRGEPIELRGFATLIR; this is translated from the coding sequence ATGCTGCTGCCGGCGTTTTCCCTCCGCGCCGCTCATATCATTGGAGGCGAGATCACTTACGAATGCCTGGGGTGGGCCAACGGCGACCCCAGCTCGGGCCTGCGCTCCTACCAGTTTTACATGAATATTTACCGCGACTGCCAGGGGGGCGGCGCCCCTTTCGATGGCCCCGGCGCTCCCTATGCGGCCACCATCACCATCTACCGGGACGGCCTCTCCGAAGACCTGATGAGTTTCCAGGCGGGCCGCCCCCAGGTGGAATTCATCGACCCGGACCCCGGCAACCCCTGTGTCATCGTTCCGAACAATGTGTGCGTGCAAAGGGGCGTTTACACCTTCCCGGTGATCGACCTGCCGGTCTCCGATCAGAGTTATTTCATCGTTTACCAGCGCTGTTGCCGCAACAACAGCATCACCAATATCGTGTCGCCGGAAAGCTCCGGCGCTACTTATTTTATGGAGCTGACCCCGGCAGCCCAGGAGGTGTGCAACAACAGCCCTACTTTCGATGGCTTCCCGCCCATCGTCATCTGCGCCAACGAGCCTTTTCAGTACGACCACTCCGCCACGGACGCCGAGGGCGACCAGTTGGTCTACGAGTTCTGCACCCCCTTCCTGGGCGGAGGCCTCAACTTCGACCAGCCCACTTCCTTCAGCGGCGTTGCCCCCAACCCGGATGCGCCGCCGCCCTATACCCCGGTCACCTTTGTAGCCCCGTTCTTCAGCCCGCTCGACCCCCTGGGTATTGACGCCGACATCAACATCGGCGTCAATAGCGGAGTGATCACCGGCACGCCCAACGCTCAGGGGCAATTTGTGGTCGGGGTTTGCGTGAAAGAATACCGCGACGGCAGGCTGCTGAGCATCGTCCGGCGCGATTTTCAGTTCAACGTCGCCAATTGCGACCCCACCGTCGTTGCGGACATCCGCGAAGACGACATCATCAACGGCCGGGAGTTCCTGATCACCTCCTGTGGGGAGAACCGCATCTCCTTTCTCAACCAAAGCTACCAACAGCCGCGCATCAACCAGTTCTACTGGACATTCGACCTGGGAGGCAGAGACACCATCATCAACACCTGGAACGCCACGGTCGACTTCCCCGGCATTGGAGAATACGAGGGGCGGTTGTACCTCAATCCCAATACCGACTGCGGCGATACGGCCCGCATCGTAGTGAGGATTTTCCCGGAAATAGAAGCGGATTTCGACTTTGAATACGATACCTGCGTGGCCGGCCCGGTCCTGTTCACAGACCTTTCCTCCTCCGGCACAGGAGGCGTCAGCAACTGGAACTGGGACTTCGGCGACGGGAACGGCTCCAACAATCAGAACCCCGCCTATATTTACGGCGAACCGGGCGGCCGATCCGTCCGCCTCAGGATAACGGACTTCAACGGTTGCCAGGATTCTATTCGAAAAAACATCTCCTATTTTCCTGTGCCGGCCCTGCTGGTGGTTTCTCCCAGCTCTTTTATCGGCTGCGCGCCAGGCGAGATTTTCTTCAACAACCTCTCCACTCCCATCGACGAAACGTACGAGGTACAATGGGATTTCGGCGACGGCGGCACGGCAACCGAGATCAGCCCGGCTCACGTCTTTGGCCAGGAAGGCATTTTCTCGATAAGCCTGGACATAACCTCCCCCATCGGTTGCCAGACCGATACGGTTTTTTCCGAACTGATCAACATCGAACCTTCGCCGGTGGCCGATTTCACCTATTCGCCTGAACAACTCGACAACTTCAATTCAGAGGTGCAGTTTACCGACCGCTCCAGCGGCGCCGGCGAGTGGTTCTGGGAACTGGAAGGCTCCGCCTATTTCACGCAGCAAAACCCCGCTTACAAATTCCGCGACACCGGCAGGCAGGAAGTGATGCTGGTCGTTACCCATCCCAGCGGCTGCCGGGATACAGCCGTTCAGGTGATCGATATCGTTCCCAACGTCACGTTTTTTCTGCCCAACGCCTTCTCCCCCAACGACGATTCGGTCAATGACATTTTCATCGGAAAAGGCTATCTTGAAGGCGCGCGCGATTTTGAATTGAGCATCTGGAACCGCTGGGGAGAAATGATCTTCAGCAGCTCCAACCCCCTGGAGGGATGGAACGGGCGAAAAAACAATACGGGCAAGCCGGCGCCGGCCGGGGTCTATGTTTGTCTGGTACGCTACAATAGCCCGCGCGGAGAGCCCATAGAACTGAGAGGGTTTGCTACTTTGATACGCTGA
- a CDS encoding PKD domain-containing protein, producing the protein MTYECLGSGRYEFTLKVYRDCNCTECADFDGTAFIAVYNCSGNGCNNQTQIAPYLRINAELLSVNQVTAPDYPCLIPPNVCVQEGIYRFEANLPPSNLSYHVSYQRCCRNVTISNIVDPENTGATYSIEITPRAQELCNNSPVFDEFPPTVICAGSPLEFDHSATDMDGDQLVYSFCPPLAGGGPITDNPNLYNTCIGARPIPACPPPYDLVSFRAPNYTTLAPMGGNPVIDIDVNTGLITGTPTALGQFVVGVCVEEYRNGELLSRVFRDFQFNVARCDPTVVAQIASDEIVNQQEYVVVSCGDNTVSFRNESFQRNNIDVWRWEFDIDGQLQSFGDWSPSVTFPDTGTYLGHLILNPNTACGDTANIRVQIFPEIRAGFSFDYDTCLAGPTLFTDASFSGSGQLTNWNWAFGDGQGSADRNPLHIYREPGNFPATLEVTDINGCKDALTQTLPYFPIPELIVIAPSAFTGCVPATIFFDNLSFPISDAYDLLWEFGDGGTDTVISPTYTYEQPGTYTVSLDIVSPLNCQTDTTFFNLITILPAPVAGFSFTPEQPSNIEPTVNFFDESSGAIRWLYDFGTGQSSSLPNPAYTFPDTGFYEVMQIVTHPSGCMDTLLKTLDVRPEVRYFLPNAFTPNNDGSNDEYVGAGIMEGASNFNLSVWNRWGELVFETSDPFLGWNGRKHNTGKEAPSGVYMVLVTFNGPRGEPFEIKGVATVVR; encoded by the coding sequence ATGACCTACGAATGCCTGGGCAGCGGGCGTTATGAATTTACGCTCAAGGTTTACCGGGATTGCAACTGCACCGAATGCGCCGATTTTGACGGCACGGCTTTTATCGCAGTTTACAACTGCTCGGGCAATGGCTGCAACAACCAAACCCAGATCGCCCCTTACCTGCGGATCAACGCCGAGCTGCTATCGGTCAATCAGGTGACAGCCCCGGATTATCCCTGCCTTATACCGCCCAATGTATGCGTACAGGAAGGGATTTACCGTTTCGAGGCCAACCTGCCCCCGTCCAACCTGAGCTACCACGTCTCCTACCAGCGCTGTTGCCGCAATGTGACGATCAGCAACATCGTTGACCCTGAAAATACCGGCGCGACCTACTCCATCGAGATCACGCCCCGGGCACAGGAGTTGTGCAACAACAGCCCGGTGTTCGACGAATTCCCCCCCACTGTCATCTGCGCCGGCTCTCCGCTGGAGTTCGACCACTCCGCTACCGATATGGATGGAGACCAGTTGGTTTACAGCTTCTGCCCTCCCCTGGCGGGCGGCGGGCCGATCACCGACAACCCCAACCTCTACAACACCTGCATCGGCGCCCGCCCAATCCCCGCCTGCCCTCCTCCTTATGACCTGGTTTCCTTCCGCGCCCCCAACTACACCACCCTGGCTCCTATGGGCGGCAACCCGGTGATCGATATCGATGTGAATACCGGTTTGATCACGGGCACACCCACCGCCCTGGGGCAGTTCGTAGTGGGCGTCTGTGTGGAAGAATACCGCAATGGCGAATTGCTCAGCCGCGTCTTCCGGGATTTTCAGTTCAACGTGGCCCGCTGCGACCCCACCGTCGTCGCTCAGATCGCTTCCGACGAAATCGTCAACCAACAGGAATACGTCGTCGTCTCCTGTGGCGACAATACCGTCAGCTTCCGAAATGAAAGTTTTCAGCGGAACAATATCGATGTCTGGAGATGGGAATTTGACATCGACGGCCAGCTCCAATCTTTCGGAGATTGGAGCCCCAGCGTCACTTTCCCGGATACCGGCACTTACCTCGGGCATTTGATCCTCAACCCCAATACGGCCTGCGGCGATACGGCGAATATCCGGGTACAAATCTTTCCCGAGATCAGGGCGGGCTTCAGTTTCGATTACGATACCTGCCTGGCCGGCCCTACCCTCTTTACCGACGCCTCCTTCTCCGGAAGCGGGCAACTGACCAACTGGAACTGGGCCTTCGGCGACGGTCAGGGCTCCGCAGACCGCAACCCGCTCCACATTTACCGGGAACCGGGCAATTTCCCGGCTACCCTGGAAGTCACTGACATCAATGGCTGCAAGGATGCCCTGACCCAAACCTTGCCCTATTTTCCGATCCCCGAGCTGATCGTCATCGCCCCCAGCGCCTTCACGGGCTGCGTGCCGGCAACTATTTTTTTCGACAACCTCTCCTTCCCGATCAGCGATGCTTATGATTTGCTCTGGGAATTCGGCGATGGCGGCACCGATACGGTCATCAGCCCTACTTATACCTACGAACAGCCCGGCACCTACACGGTCAGCCTGGATATCGTCTCTCCCCTGAACTGCCAGACGGACACTACCTTCTTCAATCTCATCACCATCTTGCCCGCGCCGGTTGCCGGTTTCTCCTTCACGCCGGAACAGCCCAGCAACATCGAGCCAACCGTCAACTTCTTTGACGAGTCCAGCGGCGCCATCCGCTGGCTGTACGATTTTGGGACGGGCCAGAGCTCTTCGCTGCCCAACCCGGCCTACACCTTCCCCGACACCGGGTTTTACGAAGTGATGCAAATCGTAACCCACCCCAGCGGCTGCATGGACACCCTGCTGAAAACCCTCGACGTGCGGCCGGAAGTGCGCTACTTCCTCCCCAATGCCTTCACGCCCAACAACGACGGCTCCAACGACGAATACGTGGGCGCCGGCATCATGGAAGGGGCTTCCAATTTCAACCTCTCGGTCTGGAACCGCTGGGGAGAGCTCGTCTTCGAAACCTCCGACCCCTTTTTGGGCTGGAACGGCAGAAAACACAATACCGGCAAGGAGGCACCCTCGGGCGTCTACATGGTGCTGGTTACTTTCAACGGGCCAAGGGGGGAACCGTTTGAGATTAAGGGGGTGGCAACGGTGGTGCGTTGA
- the rplS gene encoding 50S ribosomal protein L19, with product MDAIKFVQEQLNPKKEFPKFRPGDNIVVNYKIIEGDKERIQAFRGDVIQIKGEGATKTFTVRKFSNGVGVERIFPFNSPNITDIELLKRGKVRRAKLFYLRELVGKKARIKERRYIKTDK from the coding sequence ATGGACGCGATAAAATTTGTACAGGAACAACTCAACCCAAAGAAGGAATTTCCGAAGTTTCGCCCTGGCGACAACATAGTCGTAAACTATAAGATCATTGAAGGAGACAAGGAGCGCATCCAGGCCTTCCGGGGCGATGTGATCCAGATCAAAGGCGAAGGCGCCACCAAAACCTTCACGGTGAGAAAATTCTCCAATGGCGTGGGCGTAGAACGCATCTTCCCCTTCAACTCTCCCAATATCACGGATATAGAGCTGCTGAAGCGGGGCAAGGTTCGCCGTGCCAAACTCTTCTATCTCCGCGAATTGGTGGGTAAGAAGGCGCGCATCAAAGAACGCCGTTATATCAAGACGGACAAGTAA
- a CDS encoding transposase, which yields MESFMSSSFAKFITSLFARHFTAPSWQSFVLLAYGWALSRSRHTVANYIWLSGGTKYKHFSRFYVFFSRAFLRLADKLWIAVLLLLDSMLPPEAAIELTVDDTTRKKSGRKIQGASHYQNRAGSARQEYRTLWGINFVYVIASLYWHKGGKIFKLALPVGLRVYLKEKTAAELERPFHPRSALARHIIDFIVGVLPHRRFILKADGGYSTKKFLRGLPDNVEVDGRFPVNSRLLGLRPRPKKDNRGRPTEKGKDLGTPQEWMQQDEGWIPHPEEEGAWVKTVVGIWHSILPGVPVKVVAVWRKGGLPADKRSGKKELEAFFSTDTSLTEAQVLQHYSQRWEVEIDIRDGYAYYGLGKDQCRNLDRIYGVNTFRILMAACRTLWFVRYFEKRQLDLKKYRPWYRLKQHPTQLDVISAAQEAFTREGVSAVPRFIQGTAEMPQGQQEDWQQAA from the coding sequence ATGGAATCTTTTATGAGCTCTTCTTTCGCCAAGTTTATCACGTCGTTGTTTGCCCGCCACTTCACTGCCCCGTCCTGGCAGAGCTTCGTGTTGCTCGCTTACGGGTGGGCCCTGAGCCGTTCGCGCCATACGGTGGCCAATTACATCTGGCTAAGCGGGGGTACCAAGTATAAGCATTTTTCCCGGTTTTATGTCTTTTTCAGCCGGGCGTTTTTGAGGCTGGCCGATAAATTGTGGATAGCCGTGCTGCTGCTGCTGGACAGCATGTTGCCCCCAGAGGCGGCCATCGAATTGACCGTAGACGACACCACGCGTAAAAAAAGCGGGCGCAAGATACAGGGCGCCAGCCATTACCAAAACCGGGCTGGCTCGGCCCGCCAGGAGTACCGCACCCTGTGGGGCATCAACTTTGTATATGTTATCGCTTCCTTATACTGGCACAAAGGCGGCAAAATTTTCAAGCTGGCCCTCCCGGTGGGTTTGCGGGTTTACCTCAAAGAAAAAACCGCCGCCGAGCTGGAACGCCCCTTCCATCCCCGCAGCGCCCTGGCCCGGCATATCATCGATTTCATTGTAGGGGTATTGCCCCACCGCCGTTTTATCCTCAAAGCCGACGGCGGGTATTCCACCAAAAAGTTCTTGCGGGGCTTGCCTGACAATGTCGAAGTAGACGGCCGCTTTCCGGTCAACAGCCGCTTGCTCGGCCTGCGGCCCAGGCCCAAAAAGGACAACCGCGGCCGGCCTACCGAGAAGGGCAAAGACTTGGGTACCCCGCAGGAATGGATGCAGCAGGATGAAGGCTGGATACCGCACCCCGAAGAAGAAGGCGCCTGGGTTAAAACCGTCGTCGGGATATGGCACAGCATCCTGCCGGGCGTGCCCGTCAAAGTCGTTGCCGTTTGGCGAAAGGGCGGCCTGCCGGCTGACAAGCGCTCGGGAAAAAAAGAGCTGGAAGCCTTTTTCTCTACGGATACCTCCTTAACCGAAGCCCAGGTCCTGCAGCATTATTCGCAGCGCTGGGAGGTGGAAATCGATATCCGCGACGGCTATGCTTACTATGGCCTGGGCAAGGATCAATGCCGCAACCTGGACCGTATTTATGGCGTGAATACTTTTCGTATCTTAATGGCTGCTTGCCGGACGCTATGGTTCGTACGTTACTTCGAAAAACGGCAACTGGACCTGAAAAAATATAGGCCCTGGTACCGCCTCAAGCAGCACCCTACCCAGCTGGATGTCATTTCTGCCGCCCAGGAGGCCTTCACTCGGGAAGGAGTTTCTGCCGTACCTAGGTTTATACAAGGTACGGCAGAAATGCCCCAAGGCCAGCAAGAAGACTGGCAGCAGGCCGCCTGA
- a CDS encoding PAS domain-containing protein: protein MSPKKKNLKIVGIGASASGLQALEAFFSSCPSDSGLSFVVVQHLSPDFKSMHSSLLARKTEMPVSVAEEATVIEPNHIYLIPGKKNIVLREDKLQLLNRAPAHEINLPIDIFFSSLAKEKKEEAVGIILSGTGSDGTRGAAAIKEAGGTVFVQNPEESGFTGMPLSVIQSGLADFVLNAGQIPAELASYFDYSNKKEKKGEARLIDRILEIIKSETKYDFTAYRKQTLSRRIVKRKNINKLEKLADYLAFLENNEKEQNILVNEFMIGVTRFFRDKGYFQTLNEKAIPNIIALKGKGETIKLWAIGCVTGEEAYSLAILVKEGLKANEKNLDFKIFATDINIKAIEKASKGYFGLNIAADIEPQHLSKYFKREDKGFVVLPHLRKHVVFSIHDILYNPPFNKMDLISCRNLLIYFQDSAKEKTIKSILYALNVNGYLFLGSSESLGAFSRYFEVVDNRAKIFLKKMEYDSGSNAQDLFSTRIERLPAKKVPELTSELAVQFAKKLALVTHSVCICINESLQVLEVYGSLRLIGSLPDEGFSTNLLKLLPKEFHIAIATAIRTLSKSSDEAETVSKAIKFTSHGKSHSARIIFSRFDQLAYPHEKFFLLAINVEALPLSHLAPPATDAQTASNIEIQELQNLLEDTRESLQLTIEELESSNEEAQATNEELVSSNEELQSTNEELQSVNEELYTVNAELQEKNIQLLELNSDIENLINSSPTASLFLDGRLHIRRFTPSLRNIIDLWPSDLGRSITNFSLPDEHFLTDIQSVAGHHKPHRKKIITTKGKWYLQEIHSYVSPDENHNNRGVVINYTDITDLNQASSEIEEKTKFLKDILRLFPGNFFIYDLEEQRAVFFNPSFGELLDYTPEEINEMGDKIIANLFSADDALTIQAHHQKMRKAKKDEIYTLQANWITKNKEAKRMESTDRPFEINADGTVKSILSFLRVLENLK from the coding sequence ATGAGTCCAAAAAAGAAAAACCTAAAAATAGTAGGGATCGGCGCTTCCGCCAGCGGGCTACAAGCGCTGGAGGCTTTTTTTTCCAGCTGCCCCAGCGATTCCGGCCTGTCCTTTGTGGTAGTGCAGCACCTTTCGCCCGACTTCAAGAGCATGCATTCCAGCCTGCTGGCGCGAAAAACAGAGATGCCCGTTTCCGTAGCGGAAGAAGCCACGGTTATCGAGCCCAACCATATTTATTTGATACCCGGCAAAAAAAACATCGTCCTGCGGGAGGATAAGCTGCAATTGCTAAACCGCGCCCCCGCCCACGAGATAAACCTTCCCATCGATATTTTTTTTTCTTCTCTGGCCAAAGAGAAAAAGGAAGAAGCGGTCGGCATTATCCTTTCCGGCACAGGTTCAGACGGCACGAGAGGGGCCGCCGCTATAAAAGAAGCGGGAGGCACCGTGTTTGTGCAAAACCCTGAGGAAAGCGGTTTCACCGGCATGCCTTTAAGCGTCATCCAATCCGGCCTTGCCGATTTTGTGCTCAACGCCGGCCAAATTCCGGCCGAACTGGCCTCCTATTTCGATTACTCCAACAAAAAAGAAAAAAAAGGAGAGGCCCGCCTCATTGACCGCATCCTGGAAATCATCAAGAGTGAAACAAAGTACGATTTCACCGCCTACCGGAAACAAACCCTGAGCCGGCGGATCGTCAAACGAAAAAACATCAATAAGCTTGAAAAATTAGCCGACTACCTGGCCTTTCTGGAAAACAACGAGAAAGAGCAAAATATCCTGGTCAATGAATTCATGATCGGCGTCACGAGGTTTTTCAGGGACAAAGGCTATTTCCAAACCCTGAATGAAAAAGCGATTCCCAACATCATCGCCCTCAAAGGGAAAGGCGAAACCATAAAATTGTGGGCCATCGGATGTGTTACCGGAGAAGAGGCTTATTCCCTGGCCATTCTCGTGAAGGAGGGCTTAAAAGCAAACGAGAAAAATTTAGATTTTAAGATTTTTGCCACCGACATCAATATCAAAGCCATAGAAAAGGCTTCGAAAGGATATTTCGGGCTGAACATCGCCGCCGATATTGAACCTCAGCACTTATCCAAATACTTTAAACGGGAAGACAAAGGGTTTGTGGTGCTGCCACACCTGAGAAAACACGTCGTATTTTCTATACATGATATCCTGTACAATCCTCCGTTCAACAAAATGGATTTAATCAGTTGCCGAAACTTATTGATCTATTTTCAAGATTCGGCAAAGGAAAAAACCATCAAAAGCATTCTTTACGCCCTTAATGTCAATGGCTACTTATTTCTGGGCTCAAGCGAATCGCTGGGCGCCTTTTCCAGGTACTTCGAAGTGGTCGACAACCGGGCCAAGATTTTTTTAAAGAAAATGGAATACGACAGCGGCAGCAATGCCCAGGATCTGTTTTCCACAAGAATTGAAAGGTTGCCGGCCAAAAAAGTCCCAGAACTTACTTCGGAGCTGGCGGTTCAGTTTGCCAAAAAACTGGCCCTGGTGACTCATTCGGTTTGTATTTGCATCAATGAAAGCCTGCAGGTACTGGAAGTCTACGGCAGCCTCCGCCTGATCGGCTCCCTGCCCGATGAAGGTTTTTCCACCAATTTATTGAAGCTGTTGCCCAAGGAGTTTCACATTGCGATTGCCACCGCCATCCGCACCCTTTCCAAATCTTCCGACGAGGCCGAAACCGTTTCAAAGGCGATTAAATTTACTTCTCATGGCAAAAGCCACTCCGCCCGGATCATCTTCAGCCGGTTCGACCAACTGGCCTATCCGCACGAAAAGTTTTTCCTCCTGGCCATAAACGTGGAAGCGCTCCCGCTTAGCCACTTGGCCCCTCCGGCTACTGATGCCCAAACTGCTTCCAATATTGAAATCCAGGAATTGCAAAATTTGCTGGAAGACACCAGAGAGAGCCTGCAGCTTACCATCGAAGAGCTGGAATCCTCTAACGAAGAAGCCCAGGCCACCAACGAAGAACTGGTCTCCTCCAACGAAGAATTGCAAAGCACCAACGAGGAATTGCAATCGGTCAACGAAGAGCTGTATACCGTCAATGCGGAATTGCAGGAAAAGAACATCCAGTTGTTAGAGCTAAATTCCGACATTGAAAACCTGATCAACAGCTCTCCCACCGCCAGCCTGTTTTTAGACGGCCGGCTGCACATCCGGAGGTTCACCCCTTCTCTCCGCAATATCATCGACCTTTGGCCGTCGGACCTTGGCCGGTCCATCACCAATTTTTCCCTGCCCGACGAGCACTTTTTAACGGACATCCAATCCGTTGCCGGCCACCATAAACCACACAGAAAAAAAATTATTACCACTAAGGGGAAATGGTATTTGCAGGAAATCCACTCCTATGTTTCGCCGGATGAAAATCACAACAACAGAGGAGTGGTCATTAACTATACCGATATTACAGACCTCAACCAGGCGTCGAGCGAGATAGAGGAAAAAACCAAATTCCTGAAAGACATTCTCAGATTGTTTCCGGGCAATTTCTTTATCTATGACCTGGAGGAACAAAGAGCTGTTTTCTTCAATCCTTCTTTTGGAGAACTGCTGGATTATACTCCCGAAGAAATTAATGAAATGGGAGATAAAATAATAGCCAACTTGTTTTCCGCTGATGATGCCCTAACCATTCAAGCGCATCATCAAAAGATGAGAAAGGCAAAAAAAGACGAAATTTACACCCTCCAGGCCAACTGGATAACGAAAAACAAGGAGGCCAAACGGATGGAATCTACAGACCGGCCTTTTGAAATAAACGCCGATGGAACCGTCAAATCAATTTTGAGTTTCCTGAGGGTTTTGGAAAACCTAAAGTAG